The Chlorobaculum sp. MV4-Y genome contains the following window.
ACAATCATGAGCTGAAGCGATTCCCGGCTGACTGGCATGGCAAGTGGCTTGCGGTGCCTTAGCCACTGGTTGAGCATGCTGCCCGGCTGCACCTCCGCGCTGCGTCCGATTTCAGAAAAGCGGGCGCACTCAACCCGAAGCTTTGACTGAATATCAGCCTGCTTGTCAAGCGAAAGATGCTCATCCCCGAAAAGCTGCTCGATCGACGAAATTCTGGTGCGGCATTCGACCAGCCTCATGCGCAACGCCTCGTCTTCACTGATCTGATGAAGACGAGAACTCTGGAAAGCACCGAACCAGGCGGTTCCTCCGGCAGCCAGAATCAGCGCCACAATACCGAAAATCGTTGTCAACCGGAGGAAGCCTTTTCCAGTGATGTCGCTTTCGTGTTTCATGCAGTCACTTGAGAATGATGGTGCGCACGAGCTGTTCGTATGGCGCCATGTCGCCGCGCTCGAAGAGCTTCTGCCCCTCTTTGGCGAGCCATGCGCCGAATCCTGTCGCCAGCGGGTCGTACGGATCGTAGAGATAGAAAATATCCATGGAGAGCGGATACTCGCCCGTATAAACCGTTTCGGGGGAAGCCGCCACCGGCTTGCTGCCCGCACCGGCGCTCACCGGCACCGCTTTGATGCTGCTGCCATATCCACCGGAACGCAACGCCGCCGCGTAGGCGGGCAGCGTCATGACGGCAGCGGCGTTACGGTCGTCACGCACACGATTCAGGAGGCGCGGAAGATCAGGTTCGGCGGTAGCGTCCAGCGCATCCGTTCTACCGAAGAGCATCTCCGAAAGCAAAGCGCGTGCCCGCAGGTTGCTGCCGTCGAGGCAGGCGACGATTTTTCCCGGCGATCCGCCGAGCGATTTCCAGTCGGTAGCCTGGCCGGAAAACACCGCTTTCAGATCGGAAAC
Protein-coding sequences here:
- a CDS encoding substrate-binding domain-containing protein; this encodes MNHRFRDVVIALILAAGIAVPVWLWMRAPSPESPLGSAISCDTPISGTLAVAVDQSLIAVARIQAEAFSDQYPKAAIKRSSESSRPVLQLLEKKVDAALIEGALSAREDSLLSTLKHPVKRQPVARNALVFVVNRANPVRSVSVSDLKAVFSGQATDWKSLGGSPGKIVACLDGSNLRARALLSEMLFGRTDALDATAEPDLPRLLNRVRDDRNAAAVMTLPAYAAALRSGGYGSSIKAVPVSAGAGSKPVAASPETVYTGEYPLSMDIFYLYDPYDPLATGFGAWLAKEGQKLFERGDMAPYEQLVRTIILK